One stretch of Fictibacillus sp. b24 DNA includes these proteins:
- the cphA gene encoding cyanophycin synthetase encodes MKINRVNYLTGPNLYSFKPTIWIELDIEEFEEKPSNLLPGFTDKLLQVIPTLHTHTCSRGYAGGFVERLHEGTWIGHILEHIALEIQHLAGIYVKRGKTITSERTGIYFVTYDYVEPKSGYYAFEAALEIVTAILEGNEISAEPYVKHTSDLYHMHKLGPSTEAIYEAARKRKIPVERIGTNSYLRLGTGKKQKSVQATISSQTSYLAVENSCDKDMTKTLVKGAGLPVPSGDVVSNEYELLQSAEKIGYPLVIKPLNGRQGQNIVTNIQNDTDLIAAFRCVYSEGTSYILERYYAGNDYRLFVVNNELVAASLRLPPFVIGDGYKTIGELIDEENLNPVRGEGHEKAMSKIPLDERTVVHLEKSGYSLQSVLKKGESVEVLGNANLSTGGSAIDVTDEVHPDYRKMAIEAAASIGLDIAGIDILSTDVTVPFVEGEAAILEVNAAPGIRMHLYPSQGKSRDAGGAIVDYLFSSREEAAIPVVAVTGTNGKTTTTRLVSHLLQKENVTVGFTCSDGVWVGDQQLDAGDCSGPRSARKVLSHPSVDVAVLETARGGMLREGLAFRYCNVGIVTNVSEDHLGLNGVETLDALKRLKQTVAEVVLPEGTCVLNADDPRCVDMANHTNGEVIFFSLTMMNPVIQDQLKKGRKVWYLEDDWVVFSENGKAERFLPVSHIPITINGAARHNIANVLGALAAAHSLGRPLSELRSKVITFLSTENQNRGRFNVVNIHDRTIVIDYAHNPAGLKALFETVDHLKSGRVITVGSAAGDRQDHTIQEMGRIFGTHSDIFIIKEDVNLRGRIPGETVHLLYTGVKEANGTTSVSVYPKEAEAMIQAWECSEPGDTLVFLYDEYTSIQGILQKIRNSKAVGVLQKAE; translated from the coding sequence ATGAAAATCAATCGCGTTAATTACTTAACGGGCCCAAATCTTTACAGCTTCAAACCAACTATTTGGATTGAACTTGATATAGAAGAATTTGAAGAAAAACCATCAAACCTGTTACCTGGTTTTACAGATAAATTATTACAAGTCATCCCTACCCTCCATACTCATACATGTTCGAGAGGCTATGCTGGCGGATTTGTAGAACGCCTTCATGAAGGTACGTGGATTGGACATATTTTAGAGCACATCGCACTTGAAATTCAGCATCTAGCAGGCATTTATGTCAAGCGCGGCAAAACCATTACGAGTGAACGAACAGGGATTTATTTTGTAACATACGATTATGTGGAACCAAAGTCTGGCTATTATGCATTCGAAGCTGCACTTGAGATTGTAACCGCTATTTTAGAAGGAAATGAAATTAGTGCGGAACCTTACGTCAAGCACACTTCTGACCTTTACCATATGCATAAACTTGGTCCGAGTACAGAAGCGATCTATGAAGCTGCGCGAAAACGCAAGATACCAGTAGAACGCATTGGAACAAACAGTTATTTAAGGCTTGGAACGGGTAAAAAGCAAAAATCCGTTCAAGCAACGATTTCTTCCCAAACGTCCTATCTCGCTGTCGAGAATTCATGCGATAAAGACATGACCAAGACTTTAGTAAAAGGTGCTGGTCTCCCTGTACCTTCAGGAGATGTCGTGTCTAATGAGTATGAACTGCTTCAGTCTGCTGAGAAAATCGGTTATCCGCTTGTGATCAAACCTCTTAACGGCAGACAAGGGCAAAACATCGTTACAAATATACAAAATGACACAGATTTAATTGCTGCTTTTCGCTGTGTGTACAGTGAAGGCACTTCCTATATTTTAGAGCGTTATTATGCAGGGAACGATTATCGCTTGTTTGTTGTAAATAACGAGCTCGTTGCGGCTAGTCTCCGTCTGCCTCCTTTCGTTATAGGAGATGGATATAAAACGATTGGTGAACTGATTGATGAAGAAAACCTGAACCCAGTTCGCGGTGAAGGACATGAAAAAGCCATGAGCAAGATTCCGCTGGATGAGCGTACAGTCGTCCACCTAGAAAAAAGCGGATACTCTCTTCAATCTGTACTGAAAAAAGGAGAGTCCGTTGAAGTACTTGGCAACGCCAACCTGTCTACAGGCGGCTCAGCCATTGATGTAACAGATGAAGTTCATCCTGATTATCGTAAGATGGCAATTGAAGCAGCGGCATCTATTGGATTGGATATTGCAGGCATCGACATCCTTTCTACAGATGTTACCGTTCCTTTTGTTGAAGGTGAAGCTGCCATTCTTGAAGTGAACGCTGCTCCTGGCATCCGTATGCATCTTTACCCATCTCAAGGAAAAAGCCGTGACGCAGGTGGAGCAATTGTAGACTATTTATTTTCTTCGCGTGAAGAAGCTGCGATTCCCGTTGTTGCTGTAACGGGAACAAACGGAAAAACAACAACAACACGTCTCGTTTCACATCTTTTACAAAAAGAAAACGTGACAGTCGGGTTTACCTGCTCAGATGGTGTTTGGGTAGGTGACCAGCAGCTAGACGCTGGTGATTGCAGCGGACCAAGAAGTGCTCGCAAAGTGTTGTCTCATCCTTCTGTTGATGTGGCCGTGTTGGAAACAGCCCGAGGCGGCATGCTTCGCGAAGGACTTGCTTTCCGTTATTGCAACGTTGGAATTGTAACAAATGTCAGTGAAGACCACCTCGGATTGAATGGCGTAGAAACACTAGATGCTTTGAAGCGACTAAAGCAGACTGTAGCTGAAGTTGTTCTTCCTGAAGGCACGTGTGTATTGAATGCCGACGATCCTCGATGTGTAGATATGGCGAACCACACAAATGGTGAAGTAATCTTCTTCTCATTAACAATGATGAATCCTGTTATTCAGGATCAATTGAAAAAAGGTCGGAAGGTTTGGTACCTTGAGGACGATTGGGTCGTGTTCAGCGAGAATGGAAAAGCTGAAAGATTCCTTCCTGTCTCTCACATTCCGATCACGATAAATGGTGCTGCTCGTCACAACATCGCAAACGTTCTAGGTGCACTCGCTGCTGCTCATTCTCTGGGAAGACCTTTGTCAGAGTTAAGAAGCAAAGTGATTACGTTCCTTTCGACTGAAAATCAAAATCGGGGACGTTTTAATGTGGTCAACATTCATGACCGTACCATTGTAATTGATTATGCACATAATCCTGCTGGTCTTAAAGCATTGTTTGAAACCGTTGACCATTTAAAGAGTGGTCGTGTGATAACCGTCGGATCGGCAGCTGGTGACAGACAAGACCATACGATACAAGAGATGGGCCGCATTTTCGGCACTCACTCAGATATCTTCATCATCAAAGAGGATGTAAATTTGAGAGGTCGCATTCCAGGGGAAACCGTTCATCTTCTTTATACAGGTGTAAAGGAAGCGAACGGCACCACTTCTGTTTCGGTGTACCCGAAAGAAGCAGAGGCGATGATTCAAGCATGGGAATGTTCAGAGCCGGGCGACACACTCGTCTTTTTATATGATGAATACACATCCATTCAAGGAATTCTTCAAAAGATCAGAAACTCCAAAGCAGTCGGTGTCCTGCAGAAGGCAGAATAA
- a CDS encoding cyanophycinase, translating to MAKGDLLIIGGNEDKNDKKTILSRFSALCKNRQGPIGILTTASGYPEEVGSEYYQLFQALHGTKPLLFHLDSREKAEDPELPEQLSSLSGLFMTGGDQLRLTSILGGTTFYKHLFQEWKGGLTIGGTSAGAAVMSRLMIISSKLFEKEDVSVLEMGSGFGFLEDVIIDQHFSQRDRFSRLMRAIALNPQIIGIGIDENTAIWVHNDGKQFEVIGEYNVSIFDGKTSTYVDVAENKGNMTISDIRFHTLGAGAVFDLHKRELIIT from the coding sequence ATGGCAAAAGGTGATCTATTGATCATTGGTGGCAATGAGGACAAAAACGATAAGAAAACAATCTTATCCCGATTCTCTGCCTTATGTAAAAATCGTCAAGGACCGATTGGAATCTTGACAACAGCATCCGGCTATCCGGAAGAAGTGGGCAGTGAATATTATCAATTGTTTCAAGCATTACATGGTACTAAGCCACTGCTTTTCCATTTAGATTCCCGTGAAAAAGCGGAAGACCCTGAATTACCTGAACAGCTCTCTTCCCTATCAGGTCTGTTTATGACAGGTGGCGACCAGTTAAGGTTGACTAGCATCTTGGGTGGAACAACGTTTTATAAACACCTCTTTCAAGAATGGAAAGGCGGATTGACCATCGGTGGAACAAGTGCCGGTGCTGCTGTCATGAGCAGATTAATGATCATCTCTTCCAAACTATTTGAAAAAGAGGATGTTTCAGTCCTTGAAATGGGTTCAGGCTTTGGTTTTTTAGAAGACGTTATTATTGACCAGCACTTTTCTCAGCGTGACCGTTTTAGCAGACTCATGCGAGCTATTGCGTTAAATCCTCAGATCATTGGCATCGGTATCGATGAAAACACGGCAATCTGGGTGCATAACGACGGCAAGCAGTTTGAAGTAATCGGCGAATACAACGTGAGCATTTTTGACGGCAAGACATCAACATATGTAGACGTTGCTGAGAACAAAGGAAACATGACCATTTCCGATATCCGCTTCCATACACTTGGTGCGGGTGCTGTTTTCGATTTACACAAACGAGAATTAATCATCACTTAA